atttctgtAAAACTAAAATTACTGTATtgaatctctgtgtgtgtgtgtgtccatttgTTTATATCTAATGTTAAGGCattgattatgtgtgtgtgtgtgtgtgtgtgaaagagagggagagagagagagagagagagagagagagcgaaagagagtgtgtgtgtgtgtctggatcAGATCCAGAAAATGCAGTAAACTCCTCCAGACTCCAGGTCCATCCTGGCTGTCGGACCTTTCACAGACGCCTTGTTGGACCGTTCGTCTTCTTAATTATGACAGAGGACTCCAGCGACGTTAATTAAACATGTTTCACTGAAGGCTCCCCGGGAGCGGGTGTGACGTTAGTGTTTGTTTACGGTGTTGCATGCTCTGAGTGTAGCGCTGGACTGCAGTGGGTTTATAACTCACCTTTATATCTTCACATCTCCTTTAAACACTGTGGAGGCCGCCCTTCCCACCCCACTCCACAACCCGCAACAATGTGAACTGCTTTAACAACCACAGCATGTCGGCTACACTCTCAGCCACAGCTTTAGCACTGGACCTCCAGGACGATGAGGTGTGACGGCAATACAGAGTACTGCTGTACTGGAAAAGAAACACCCTccagtttgtttttattggctcacagtaagacAGTAACACCCCATTTGTTTAtattggctcacagtaaaacagtaacaccccctttgtttttattggctcacagtaagacAGTAACACTCCCTTTGTttttattggctcacagtaagacAGTAACACtccctttgtttttattgtctcACAGTAAGACAGTAACACtcccttttttttattgtctcaCAGTAATATAGTAACACccactttgtttttattaccTCACAGTAAGACAGTAACACCCCCTTTGTttttattggctcacagtaagatAGTAACACCCCCTTTGTttttattggctcacagtaagacAGTAACACTCCCTTTGTTTTTATTGGCTCACAATAAGACAGTAACACTCCCTTTGTttttattggctcacagtaagatAGTAACACCCCCTTTGTTTTGATTGTCTCACAGTAAGATAGTAACACCCCCTTTGTTTTTATTACCTCACAGTAAGACAGTAACACtccctttgtttttattgtctcACAGTAAGATAGTAACACcccctttgtttttattgtctcACAGTAAGACAGTAACACTCCCTTTGTTTTTATTGGCTCACAATAAGACAGTAACACTCCCTTTGTttttattggctcacagtaagatAGTAACACCCCCTTTGTTTTGATTGTCTCACAGTAAGATAGTAACGCcccctttgtttttattgtctcACAGTAAGACAGTAACACtccctttgtttttattgtctcACAGTAAGATAGTAACACCCCCTTTGTttttattggctcacagtaagatAGTAACACCCCCTTTGTttttattggctcacagtaagacAGTAACACCCCCTTTGTttttattggctcacagtaagacAGTAACACCCCCTTTGTttttattggctcacagtaagacACTAACTCCGCATTTGTTTATATTGCCTCACAGTAAGATAATAATGCCCtcctctttttaattggctcatgGTAAGACAGTTACACCtccctctttttaattggctcatgGTAAGACAGTAACGCcccctttatttttattggttcatAGAATGACAGGAATGCCCCCCTCAATTGTGCTGTTGTCTGTTAGACAACAATAGTATATTAGGGATCCCCTCCAAACGTGTTGATttccaatgatgttgcttgtagGAATGTTTtgctatctatctctctctctctctctcactcacacacacacacacactctgtgtctctctctctgtatcactGATTATCTTTATCATTATCACAACTAGCTATTAATTAGTAATCTTGgtatttttgtcttttaacCAAGAAGAAGatgtgtttctttttattttaatatttttacattttcacaccTATTTTCTTCATGATGTTGATGCATGCCTAATAGTGGTAGATTTTCTCATGATATTAATTACaaacaatgtaattaatgtaatgCAGCCCTTCCTTTTTTCCCAACCTCAAAATCCATGACATTTCTGACCATTTTCAGTTTTGATGCATCCCTAAATGCAGCAGGCCCCTCCGTGATGTAACCGATGTATCGCTCCGCCCTGCGGCTGTGCTGTAGCAGCAAGGAGGAGCGTGTAATTGTCTCGGGGGCTGTGTGCTGGTGGGGGGCTTGTAATCTGCACCAAAAGGGAAGCACTCAGGAGCCAGCAGCTGGAGAGAGGAATTAAGCCTCGTCTAACGAGAAGTCATGTCTGAATCGCTTCCAAAAGGGAAAACATGTCCATTAGAGACTTCCAAGAAGCGCTGCTCGACACAcaccatttacacacacacacacacacatacacacacacacacacactgggccctcactcacactgacacacgcTTGCACACTCATACAATACACATGTATATGCATTAAACACTCCTACATGCATATATTCACTCAGAGAGGATCATTTAGATATTAACGCAGCACAGTGGAGTTCAATGCAGTAGTACTGGGCATGAGCCTCGGCTcgtaaacacacagaaagagagagagagagagggagagaaagagagagagaaaacagctgGCAGCATTACAGTCTAATCGATTGCCATGCCATTActgaatcaaaataaataaagtgcatGGCGTCGGTTTGGGGTAATTAAGCCACAGCAAAGTGAATTGTATGATTAtctgtatttattgtatttatttaatccaTTTCATGCATTTAATTGTGCACTGGAGGATATGCTTGGAAGCAGTGCATGATTATTTGCCTCATTAGAGTCCCTCTCCAGACGAACGTGGCTCACTCTTGGGCCTGgatcctgttttttttcctccagatCTCAGTCACGTTCAACTCTGGATCTGTGAGTCCGAAGGAGATCATGGATGAACAGGTTCTGTACAGAACCCCAGGGTTCTGTCCTCTGTGCAGGGTTCAGTCTTTCAGCTCCTGAGCACTTTTAAAAGGTTTAATTAGGTGAATTGGTTTGTTTTGTGTAGAAACAATACTGAAATTCAGGACACGTTCTTCGAAGATTCTggcctgttccaccttaaaaagtgtCACAGTTGCATTCTAGCACCTAAAGCGTTGGTTTTGATTTTTCCATTCCGCCCTAAACCATACATCAGGTGTGTTCTAGTAGTTCCTAAGCACGACAAGGTTAGGCTGCtacaccttttaaggtggaatggaaaatggtGATACACTTTATTATTGATCCGAAGAACCAGAGAGTGTTGGTAAAGAACCAACATTTTGTTCCATAAAGCACCTTTATTTGGACAATGGgcaaaagagaaagtgagagagggagcgtagggtgaaggagagagaatggaagagagTATAAGGGGGAAATATCAGGagaaatagacagagagagatatattaggggtgtgtgtgtgtgtgtgtggttattgATATACACTTGTTTGAGCTGAAAGAGTTGAGTGGGCAGACAGTCGAGACGAGGCAGGAATTGGACGGGagagttttttattattttatttctttaagacACAATCGAGCTCGGTCCGCTGAGATCAGGCCAGACTTCAGAGAACTCAGAGAGGAGAGAAGTGCAGGAAAATGATCGCTCCATCGCTCCGTAACGGCTTGCGGAAGACAAACTAATGAAGCTGGATGTTTTTCTCTCAGCTCTGAGGCGTCCCTGGAGATATTCGATCCCCTAAATATGACCATTGACCCCTGAGTGGACTGATGGTGATTTGTGGCTTATACAAAATGGGATATTATGAAGAAATTCTTGTTCAGTGCTTCTGCACATTAATGTGgtgatctggagcccaccaacccacacactgtgaaacaagacacccccagtcagttttctgtgtgttctaaggcagaaaacatgggataaaacgagtcgttctgattctgctccgctgcTGACATCAAGTTTAGAGATTTTAGAATtcccccaccccctcgtctgagtctgtccaatcacagcgctggacccatgtttatctGAGAGCGCAAAGgcgaggttaaatgcagcaaaacaggcACAACGAGCACTGAGTACTGAGTGTGGGGTTTAGACCAAAGAAGGTCACAgaagtttcattaagaaccagaactgtgttccactgtggaggagAGGGGAGTATGGCACCTTTAATCTAAACCCCTTTAATTTGCATTTCTATACATTATTGGTTAGTTGgagagctcatttgcatattacaTCCATCTACATCATCTAAAATGCATTGGCTTGTATCACAATGACATCTCTACCTACAATGCACACTGCTCCACCACTGTCTCTGTGGACATTTTACTGAGAATGCATGACTCCTTGTaggttttatatttaaagcagctcaTATTCTCAGATTATGAGCCATAAATGATGTCGCTAGGCTTGTTATAAGTAAATAgtgagttgtgtttgtgttgatgttAGGCGTACAGTCAGCAGAGACAGAAATGATGGTTTATGCTCTTGTTTCTCTCCGACAGCTCCTTTCTTTTTGTTACGGTCAGAAGATGAGTGTCTGGTGATGGCAGCAGCTGCTGATGTCCCTCTCGTCCATAAAGAGAACTGAGGGAGACATCTAGTGGGAGATAGAATCAGAGCAAGGCAGTTTAAGTCCGTTTAAAATCAGGTAGAAATTTATCATGTACTATTACGGAGTCTTACACTTTATATCACTCAAAAAACAGCATCTTATAAACAGAGAGCTCAACTCTAACCTCTTTAGAAAAGCCTGAGGTGAAATTAGATGCTCTGGAGTTGGGGTGGGGTttggatccagaactaattctccagcatcagcaccagcCCCTCACTGATGTTAATGTTGGTTGTGAAGGTTTGTGCTGTCAGTGTGTATTGGGACaaagtttacacacacatacacacacacaagctggtCCAGCTATACTTGTGAGAACCTCCATTGAAATACTGAAACATTGTAACCAACAGTACATTTTCTCTGGAACCTCAAATGTAACATGGTGCACAgtataatattttgaatacacaaAGTAAAATTTGGGGGCAcggtggcggcacggtggtgcagcaggttagtgtcgcagtcacgtagctctagggacctggaggttgtgggttcgattcccgctccgggtgactgtctgtgaggagttgttgtggtctccctgtgtccgcatgggtttcctccgggtgctcctgtttcctcccacagtccaaaaacacgttggtaggtggattggcgactcaaaagtgtgagtgtgtctgtgttgccctgtgaaggactggcgccccctccagggtgtattcctgccttgcgcccgatgattccaggttggctctggacccaccgcgaccctgaactggataagagttacagatccTCACAAACAAAAtcgtgccacacacacacacacacacacacttcagcaggACGCCTGTGAGGCTTGTGATCACACTTGTCTGGGGTCGGAGGGTGTGAACTCCAGGGGGCAGGATTCAGGTTCAAACTGTGGCCaaaagaggacacacactcacacattactaTTTGATATACCGGAGtatcagagcagtgttaactctttcagcagtgtgtgttctgacccggttctatcagagcggtgttaactctttcagcagtgtgtgttctgacccagttctatcagagcggtgttaactctttcagcagtgtgtgttctgaccaggttctatcagagcagtgttaattctttcagcagtgtgtgttctgacccggttctatcagagcagcgttaattctttcagcagtgtgtgttctgacccggttctatcagagcagtgttaattctttcagcagtgtgtgttctgacccggttctatcagagcggtgttaactctttcagcagtgtgtgttctgacccggttctatcagagcagtgttaaccctttcagtagtgtgtattctgacccggttctatcagagcagtgttaatTCTTTCAGCAGTGCGTGCTGCAGTTGCTCTTCTGTGGGATTGGACCAGACAGACTCACTCTGACCCTGTCTCTGGttttgcttgtgtttttgtGGAATTTTGCGCTGACACAGTTAGTTTAATGTGTCTCTGTCTCGTTTGAGTCTCATCGTTCCATTTGCTGAAGATAAACGAGGCCCGGGTCATAATTATTTACTCAACGTTTCGTCGCGAGTCGATGAAATGGTGGTTTTATCGTCTCGTGTCCTGCCAGGATCTGTGTTTGAGCTCAGATTTTTATCCCAGTGAAGAGAGCTATTAAAACACAGGTCATTTATCAGGCTCCGAACACTGAGAAACCACCAAGAGCTCCATCACACTTATTATTCCAGTCTGGacattgatttttcttttatttttatgaggCCGTAAATATGAGACCCATGTAGATGCTCTCTTAAGAGCAAGAGATACcgcaacaaaaaaaatcacgATACACCACATGCATTCATGAAAAACACTAAATGGGTCTCATCAGTTTCTCATTCCTCTTGTTTGCTCTGTAGTATTTAGTATGTCCAGGGCTTTGAGGACACTGAGACATTACTTCTCTGAAGTTTCTTAGTAGTTTCTCCATTTCACCATTCTCTCCCTGTGGTGTTTAAGTATCACCAGAGTATTATAAACACAGAgtctttctatttctctgtagtttctcctgtCTGTTGTATTGAGGATCTGAGGATTGATTTCTCAGTAGCTTCTCAGCACTTTCCCATCTCCTTTCAtgtttctttgtagtttctcTACTCGGTGTTCTCTCTGCAGTATTGGAGGACAGTGAGTCCTAAATTTTCTCACCAGTGtctcttccctttcttttctctgtGCAGTGTTGAGTATCCGAGGGGCTCAGGAAGAAGACCCCCCGGACCCCCAGCTGATGCGTCTGGACAACATGCTGCTGGCTGAGGGCGTGTCAGGGCCAGAGAAAGGAGGTGGCTCGGCTGCAGCTGCAGCGGCTGCGGCTGCAAGCGGAGGAGCTTCAGACAACTCGGCAGAGCACTCGGATTACAGAGCGAAGCTCTCCCAGATCCGGCAGATCTACCACACAGAGCTGGAGAAATATGAACAGGTCTGAGATCAGAGACAAGTACGGGAGACAGATCAGTTACTAATGCAGACAGTATAACATGTGGGTttagagtacagtagagtagAGTGtcgaccctgcagtggaaaagctccacAAGACATCGTCCCTTCAGGGGTCCACTTCCAAAACAAGCACTTCTTATGGCTCCTGACTGCTTCAGTCCATGCTGTTGCCCCAGCTGTCCAAGGCCGGGAGCCCTGGGTGCAGTGGATTGCCCCCCTTTCTTATCACAAGGACAGTGTTAGACAGCATTGGCATCACTTTCTCCTGAAAGCTGTCCAGTGATGTTAGGTTATTGGTTTATGAcccagaggaagcatgtgctccTCATTGTCCCGGAGTGGAAGTGCAGTTTGTGTAACTGGGTTTTGGGGTGACTAAATTGCCATAACTAAATTGCCAAATTAcctaaatcattcattcattcattcattcattcattatctgtaagcgcttatccagttcagggtcatggtgggttcagagcctacctggaatcattgggtgcaaggcaggaatacaccctggagggggcaacacacactcacacattcactcactcctacggacacttttgagtcaccaatccacctaccaacgtgtgtttttggactgtgggaggaaaccggagcacctggaggaaacccacacagacacagtgagaacacaccaaactcctcacagacagtcacccggagcgggacttgaacccacaatctccaggtccctggagctgtgtgactgcatcaatacctgctgcgccacagtgctgcccatattatatacatataaataaaatttattaagAGTTGGTTATTTTATGCATATTCCATTGCAGTTTGTGATTAAAAGGTGCACAAggtaatttgtttaaaaaagtttatttatgttGTTATGCTTCACCCACTAAAACTAGTGCATTAGCCAAGGCGACCTCCAGTGGCCAAGCATGCGAACGACTACAGCAGCGACATAAaggacatttatttttttgcaaataaatgaggaatgaatgaatgaatgatgatttAGTGTAGTAATACTCACCAACATTTCAAGGCTTTGGGTTTTTATCAGCATCTCTGGAGTCAATTTGAGGAGTTCCTAAAAAGTGAGAGTGTAAggttttattattgtattaaattTGTCAATTAGTTTATTGTATTTAATGCATGTTTTTTAGGCATGTAACGAGTTCACAACCCACGTGATGAACCTCCTCCGTGAACAGTCTCGCACGAGGCCGATTTCACCGAAAGAAATTGAGCGCATGGTCGGCATCATCCACAGGAAGTTCAGCTCCATACAGATGCAGCTGAAACAGAGCACGTGTGAAGCCGTGATGATCCTCCGCTCCCGTTTCCTAGACGCAAggtttaccacacacacacacactccactccactctctcagttccactgaccacacaggatcACTGTCAagttgtattagtgtgtgttgtgcttgtacgagtggatcaaacaccgcagtgctgctagagtgtttaaaccctgtgttaactcactgtccactctgttacacactcctacttcattggtccaccttgtagatgtgaagtcagagacagtagctcatctgttgctgcataatttctgttggccgtcctctagtccttcagtggacacaggacactgtcggctggatgtgtttggtcggtggactattttcaatccagcagtgacattgaggggtttaaaaactcaagcggcactgctgtgtctgattgaCTCGTACAAGCACAACATACGCTAACACACCACTGCCCCAATAATGTCAATGAAGTGCTGAGAATCATCCACCTcttaaatcatacctgctctgtgggagtcctgagATTTGAAGAATTGGGGGAAAGGGATGTaccaatgtatgcagagaaacagattgttctgtttatcactgtgttttgtttaacaGACGAAAGAGGAGAAACTTCAACAAACAGGCCACGGAGATCCTGAATGAGTATTTCTACTCTCACCTCAGTAACCCCTACCCCAGCGAAGAGGCCAAGGAGGAGCTTGCCAAGAAGTGCTCCATCACAGTCTCCCAGGTTCACTTTATATCACTCTTCACAGTCTTCACTCCATCTCACTATTTACAGTCTCCAGCTCATTTCACTCTCTACAGTCTCCATCTCATCTCACTATTTGCAACCTCCATCTCACCTCACTATTTGCAGCCTAAGACTCACTCTTTACAGTCTCCATTTCATCTCACTCCTTACAATCTCCCACTTATCTCAATATTTACAACCTGTCTCATCTTATTCTTTAGTCTCCATTTCATCTCACTTCCTACAGTCTCCATCTCATCTCACTCTCTAAAATCTCCATGTCATCTCACTCTTTACAGTCTCCATCTCATCTCACATTTTACAACCTCTGTCTCATCTCACTATTTACAGTAACTGTCTCATCTCACTCTCTACAGTCTCCTCTCACCCCACTATCAACTATCTCCAGCGCATCTCACTCTCTACAGCATCCATCTAATCCCACTCTCTATCTCATCTCACTCCCTACAGTCTCCATCTCATTTTACTCTCTACAGTCTCCAtcattactcactcactcaatgtTGTCTTTATTCCTGTGTCCTCTAGGTCTCTAACTGGTTTGGAAACAAGAGGATCAGATATAAGAAAAACATTGGTAAATTCCAGGAGGAGGCGAACATGTATGCTGCTCGGACAGCTGTTACTGCGGCAACCGCTTCCGCTCAGGGCAGCCAGGCCAACTCCCCCTCAACCCCCAACTCAGCCGGTGAGTTTTTGGACAGGAGATTTCACTGAGTTCTCACCCAAACTCACTCTGAGTTCAGGCCCTTATCCCAGGCTCTGtctaaagaaaaatatttatctccaaaatagtaactttaaaggagaaggaaaaaaacttcTAAACTTTCAaaggaagtcagtgtaaaaagactttatttaaagtgattttggagcatttctattggtccattcatcatgaaatgttcacacaaagtaaatggcagctgctgtgttcatatTGATGTAAACTGAAaatccacaaacatggagatacctgtttttcattggacagttaCAATAAGTTCATAAGACTTTCACTACACCCAACAGAAAGCTACTTCCACTGTAAAGTTCCACTGTAAGCCGGGCAGACACCGCAGtttaaagcaacaataggtggtatttttaccttaaaattccagcttcaaaatcattgtgatgctccactgagctgtaatggggAGAATAGAGCCGCTGTCGTTGCTTCCCTGGCAagttcagaaactgcactatgtaacttcccaaggagggtaggaaacctcaCCTTGGGCCACtgcctgtgaagagtgtggtgtgtcctccctgtgtctgtgtgtgttggtggagtgactgaaactgtccacaggtttgagtgtgagtgaatgtgtgaaactgaccaagTTTTAAAACATTGATGATAAAGCATCAGTGATCTCCCAACAGGTCGTAGTTAATTATCTGGGAAATACTACAGAGAAGTCTGTATATGATTAGACTCCATACCAATAATTGAAAATTAACCCAGGAATTAAACATGCCATACTCATTAGAGAGAGCTTTTAGCGTTAGAAAACCTCTGGCAAAAACAGATCTCAGTAGTTTGTGGATCAATAACAATCCTAATTTAACTCCATCTCTATTCTGAACCACAATAACAAGTCTCTCtactttcagtttcagttcaCTCTGCCCTAATCAGCCTTCCTTTACGTATGGCGagtttccactgcagggtccctactTGACTCTACCCGACaattctgcttctccatcagctAAATGTGGTCCTGATTCTGGACCCGGGTTCTTTTATAAGTCCCTGCTCTTTCATGGTTCAGACTGAGCAGGATAGGGACTAAACAGTGACGTGTAAACGTTGTAAAGTGCTGagtgtccagagagagtcatcactGGGTCAGTGGCTGATGAAAGGATGCTGAAAACAAAGAAGATGCAACAAAGAacgaacaaactctactgatctgtctgaactgatgacggaactgtgttcagtcccaaacaaaaACAACGACACGCCAATACAAAATGAGTAAACAAGGCTGAACATTACCACCTCTGTTGTTGTGGCATCCAAAGccagctgttcctgttagagactggGATTTGAGACAACACTAGATACATTTTGTAGAGTAGGAACcatgcagtggagctgaggcCTCATCAGGGATTGAATCTGTGATGTCCTCGTTATAACAAAGTTGTCCACATGTGgaggacccactctgtggagtatAAACTCAATCTTCAATCTCAGACTGCTGTTGTAAATTGAGCCAAGTAATGGTCGCTTCTTTGTAGAGAAGGGTCTTATGTACTTTTATATAATCAACTCAACACTGTCATTTAACCCCAGGACTGACCAGATACTTTGGCCTGTGGTCGCAAATGTCCAAGCCGTGACCTGGTGGACATTGTGGACTTCCCTGAAGTGATTAGAGACCCGTGTGCATCCGATTAGAGCTCGGTGGTTATTTGAGGGAAACGAAGTTAAAGAGCTGCTGTCTTAAACATGTGGGGATCAGTCGTCCATTAAAGTGCAAATAGCTCCCTTTATTCCCACCCTAACTCGATTAGCACTTCCTAAACGACTCGGCCGTGACCTCACCACGGATCTTCTCCTCAGAAAATACCTCTCTGCctcataaaattatataataaaccTAATATCCAAATGTATACCATTTAAAAATTTAGTTTTCAATActtcaattaaaaacaaactatTTAAGAAGTATATCATGTTTATTATGTAATTCATTAATTGCAAAATAATTTGACTTGAAATGTcaggactgacggaggcggacccCAACCCTATAACACAGTACTTTATTTAGAACACATAATGAACTGAGATAACACTTAAGAGATACTTTAACAGAGATCTGAGACAAAGACTGGATAATGATACTGAGATATATggagacctagactgagagacagaatcATAGAGAGACTTAGGACTGACAATGGAGGACAAAGGAACTAACAGACTAAGAAGAGacactaag
This window of the Hoplias malabaricus isolate fHopMal1 chromosome Y, fHopMal1.hap1, whole genome shotgun sequence genome carries:
- the LOC136678170 gene encoding pre-B-cell leukemia transcription factor 1-like isoform X1, with amino-acid sequence MDEQTRLMHSHGVGLAGHPGLGQHIPDGSEPEGRKQDIGDILQQIMTITDQSLDEAQARKHALNCHRMKPALFNVLCEIKEKTVLSIRGAQEEDPPDPQLMRLDNMLLAEGVSGPEKGGGSAAAAAAAAASGGASDNSAEHSDYRAKLSQIRQIYHTELEKYEQACNEFTTHVMNLLREQSRTRPISPKEIERMVGIIHRKFSSIQMQLKQSTCEAVMILRSRFLDARRKRRNFNKQATEILNEYFYSHLSNPYPSEEAKEELAKKCSITVSQVSNWFGNKRIRYKKNIGKFQEEANMYAARTAVTAATASAQGSQANSPSTPNSAGSAGSFNLSNSGDLFMSVQSLNGDSYQGAHVGANIQSQVDTLRHVISQAGGYNDSLAAGQIYSPQGISANGGWQDAPTPSSVTSPTEGPGSVHSDTSN
- the LOC136678170 gene encoding pre-B-cell leukemia transcription factor 1-like isoform X2 — its product is MDEQTRLMHSHGVGLAGHPGLGQHIPDGSEPEGRKQDIGDILQQIMTITDQSLDEAQARKHALNCHRMKPALFNVLCEIKEKTVLSIRGAQEEDPPDPQLMRLDNMLLAEGVSGPEKGGGSAAAAAAAAASGGASDNSAEHSDYRAKLSQIRQIYHTELEKYEQACNEFTTHVMNLLREQSRTRPISPKEIERMVGIIHRKFSSIQMQLKQSTCEAVMILRSRFLDARRKRRNFNKQATEILNEYFYSHLSNPYPSEEAKEELAKKCSITVSQVSNWFGNKRIRYKKNIGKFQEEANMYAARTAVTAATASAQGSQANSPSTPNSAGGYSSPCYQSSRRI